The window tccatccaggatggtgaggacagtgtgtgaagtgtttaaccctgtctctctgtccatccaggatggtgaggatagtgtttaaccctgtctctctgtccatccaggatCGTGAGGACAGTGGAGAGCTGAAGATAATGAATGTCCAGTTGAGACACGAGGGACGCTACACCTGTACAGCCCAGACTGTCGTGGACAACGTCACCGCGTCAGCAGACCTCAAGGTCAAAGGCCTTCCTGCTCCTCCCGGTGGGGTGAGGGTTGAGGAGATCAGGGACACCTCGGTGAAGCTGGTGTGGAACCGAGGGGCCGACCATGGCAGCCTCATCCTTGGGTACACCATCCAGACCAGAGACGTCTACGCACTAACTGAAGTGGACTGGAGGGACGCATCCACCTGTAAGTACAGGAGTATACCACCAGAGGGCGTAATTACTCTACCGCTG of the Oncorhynchus gorbuscha isolate QuinsamMale2020 ecotype Even-year unplaced genomic scaffold, OgorEven_v1.0 Un_scaffold_19663, whole genome shotgun sequence genome contains:
- the LOC124031004 gene encoding contactin-1-like, whose translation is MGVWKILNATRNDEGVYTCLAQNDPEEGQQHRDSDHHRGDTDHSSPRGHFQVMVGEVHLQCQASFDPSLDITFIWSLDFRVIDFYLEWKHYERIMDREDSGELKIMNVQLRHEGRYTCTAQTVVDNVTASADLKVKGLPAPPGGVRVEEIRDTSVKLVWNRGADHGSLILGYTIQTRDVYALTEVDWRDAST